A stretch of the Teredinibacter haidensis genome encodes the following:
- the tal gene encoding transaldolase, with product MTNKLEQLKQYSDVVADTGDIEAIKRYQPLDATTNPSLLYKAAQMKQYAPLVRDALSSTDSIEAACDKLGVAIGCEILKIVPGRVSTEVDARLSYDTSASIEKAKQLIGLYENAGIGKERVLIKLASTWEGIRAAEVLQKEGINCNLTLLFSFSQAAACADAGAYLISPFVGRILDWYKANTDKKEYSPFEDPGVVSVTQIYNYYKQHDYNTVVMGASFRNTGELEALAGCDRLTISPDLLGALEADTGKLERALSPEKSGDAIAKLLETEAQFRFSNNQDAMATEKLAQGIRGFVADQINLENFLKAQA from the coding sequence ATGACCAACAAACTCGAGCAATTGAAACAGTATTCTGACGTTGTGGCCGATACTGGCGACATCGAGGCCATCAAGCGCTACCAGCCTCTGGATGCAACCACCAACCCTTCTCTGCTGTACAAAGCAGCACAGATGAAGCAGTACGCTCCTCTAGTGCGTGACGCTCTGTCCTCTACAGATTCCATCGAAGCCGCCTGCGACAAGCTCGGCGTGGCCATTGGTTGTGAAATTCTGAAGATTGTCCCCGGCCGTGTTTCTACCGAGGTAGACGCCCGCCTGTCTTACGATACCTCTGCCAGTATCGAAAAAGCCAAGCAACTTATTGGTCTATACGAAAACGCCGGTATCGGCAAAGAACGCGTATTGATCAAACTGGCTTCTACCTGGGAAGGGATTCGCGCTGCCGAAGTTCTGCAGAAAGAAGGTATTAACTGTAACCTAACTCTGCTGTTTAGCTTTAGCCAAGCCGCTGCCTGTGCCGACGCTGGCGCCTACCTGATATCCCCATTTGTTGGTCGTATTCTCGACTGGTACAAAGCCAATACCGACAAGAAAGAATACAGCCCGTTTGAAGACCCCGGTGTGGTTTCTGTTACCCAGATTTATAACTACTACAAGCAACACGACTACAACACAGTAGTGATGGGTGCGAGCTTCCGCAATACTGGCGAACTCGAAGCCCTAGCCGGCTGTGACCGTCTAACGATCAGCCCAGACCTGTTAGGTGCACTGGAAGCAGACACCGGCAAGCTGGAACGCGCTCTTAGCCCAGAAAAGTCTGGCGATGCCATCGCCAAGCTACTGGAAACCGAAGCTCAGTTCCGTTTCTCCAATAACCAAGATGCTATGGCGACAGAAAAGCTGGCTCAGGGTATTCGCGGTTTCGTTGCCGACCAGATCAACCTGGAAAATTTCCTTAAAGCACAAGCCTAG